CCTGGGCTTTGAAGCACTAAAACCAATTGTCTTTTAACCAATTGGTCGTAGGTTCGAATCCCACACGACCCACCATTTTTGAGACCAGTTAACGCTGGAATCGAATCTTAAGATCAGAGGCCAAAAGCGCTGATCGAAGAAGGCGACTGAAAGGTCGCCTTTTTATTACCGGGGTATAGCGCAGTCCGGTAGCGCGCCTGCTTTGGGAGCAGGATGTCGGGAGTTCGAATCCCCCTACCCCGACCATATTAAAAATCCTCGTATCGAAAGATACGGGGATTTTTTTTGCCTGCGAAATTCCAAAAGCACCACAAAACAGATGTGGGAGGGGGCTTGCCCCCTCCCACAATGTCTTAGTGCAGTTTCAGGCGCGGCTCGGTACCACGCCCGATCTTGCTGCCCAGCATTAGCATCGCCGTGCGGAAAACGCCGTACAGCGCCATCTGGTGCATACGGTACAGCGATACGTAGAACATCCGCGCCAACCAGCCTTCCAGCATCACGCTGCCGGTCAGGTTGCCCATCAAGTTACCCACAGCCGAAAAGCGCGACAGCGAGATCAGCGAGCCGTAGTCGGTGTACTTGTAGGCCGGCAGCTCCTTGCCTTCGATCCGTAGCTTCAGCGACTTGGCGAGCAATGAGGCCTGCTGGTGAGCGGCTTGTGCACGTGGTGGCACATTACGGTCGGTGCCCGGTTGCGGGCAGGCGGCGCAATCGCCAAAGGCAAAGATGTTTTCGTCGCGGGTGGTCTGCAGCGTCGGCAGCACCTGCAGTTGGTTGATGCGGTTGGTTTCCAGGCCGTCGATGTCCTTGAGAAAGCCCGGCGCGCGGATCCCGGCCGCCCACACCTTGAGGCTGGCCGGGATCACCTGGCCGCTGCTGGTGATCAGCGCATCGGCGGTCACTTCGCTGACGGCCGAGTTGGTCAGCACGGTTACGCCGAGCTTCTCCAGGGTTTTATGCACAGGCCCGCCGATCCGCTCCGGCAGCGCGGGCAATACCCGTGGGCCGGCTTCGATCAGGGTGATGTGCATGTTTTCCGGCTTGATACGGTCCAGGCCGTACGCGGCCAACTCATGGGCCGCGTTATGCAGTTCGGCGGCCAGTTCAACGCCCGTGGCGCCGGCACCGACGATGGCTACGCTGATCTGTTCAATGGTGTCGGTTTGTCCGGCATGGGCACGCAGGTAATGGTTGAGCAATTGTTGATGGAAGCGCTCGGCCTGCTTGCGGGTGTCGAGAAACAGGCAATGCTGCGCCGCGCCCTCGGTGCCGAAGTCGTTGGTGGTGCTGCCCACTGCAATCACCAGGCTGTCGTAGCCCAGTACGCGTGCAGGCACCAGTTCGCGGCCTTCTTCGTCGAGGGTGGCGGCCAATTGGATTTTTTTCTGCTCGCGGTCGAGCCCGCTCATACGGCCCAGTTGGAACTCGAAGTGGTTCCATTTCGCCTGGGCGACGTAATTGAGTTCGTCTTCCGAAGAATTCAGCGAACCGGCTGCTACTTCGTGCAGCAGCGGTTTCCAGATATGCGTCAGGTTGGCGTCCACCAGCGTGATGTTGGCTTTGCCGCGTTTGCCCAGGGTCTTACCCAGGCGGGTCGCTAGCTCCAGGCCGCCAGCACCGCCG
Above is a genomic segment from Pseudomonas sp. R5-89-07 containing:
- a CDS encoding NAD(P)/FAD-dependent oxidoreductase; translated protein: MTHRIIVVGGGAGGLELATRLGKTLGKRGKANITLVDANLTHIWKPLLHEVAAGSLNSSEDELNYVAQAKWNHFEFQLGRMSGLDREQKKIQLAATLDEEGRELVPARVLGYDSLVIAVGSTTNDFGTEGAAQHCLFLDTRKQAERFHQQLLNHYLRAHAGQTDTIEQISVAIVGAGATGVELAAELHNAAHELAAYGLDRIKPENMHITLIEAGPRVLPALPERIGGPVHKTLEKLGVTVLTNSAVSEVTADALITSSGQVIPASLKVWAAGIRAPGFLKDIDGLETNRINQLQVLPTLQTTRDENIFAFGDCAACPQPGTDRNVPPRAQAAHQQASLLAKSLKLRIEGKELPAYKYTDYGSLISLSRFSAVGNLMGNLTGSVMLEGWLARMFYVSLYRMHQMALYGVFRTAMLMLGSKIGRGTEPRLKLH